One segment of Yersinia kristensenii DNA contains the following:
- the panE gene encoding 2-dehydropantoate 2-reductase encodes MKITVLGCGALGQLWLSALYQQGHDVQGWLRVPQPYCSVNVILLGGEAFNQNLPTNDPEHLSKSELLLVCLKAWQVSSAITALLPKLNPECKILLLHNGMGTQEELPRDDHLFLHGVTTHAARRDGNTIVHVASGITHIGPMSPIATDISQLADILHQALPDVAWHDDISAACWQKLAVNCVINPLTGLYNCRNGDLQRYPELIERLCAEVASVMEMEGYHTSTSSLLSYVNDVIQSTANNISSLLQDLRCQRHTEIDYITGYLLRRARSHGMTLPENARLYDLIKRKENEYERIGAGLPGSW; translated from the coding sequence ATGAAAATTACTGTGCTTGGTTGCGGAGCTCTCGGGCAGTTGTGGTTATCAGCGCTATATCAGCAAGGCCACGATGTACAAGGCTGGCTTCGCGTGCCACAGCCCTACTGTTCAGTTAATGTCATATTGTTAGGTGGCGAAGCATTCAATCAGAATCTCCCCACTAATGATCCAGAGCATTTGTCAAAAAGTGAATTATTATTGGTTTGCTTAAAGGCATGGCAAGTGTCCAGTGCAATCACCGCCCTACTGCCTAAGCTTAACCCCGAATGTAAGATTTTACTGTTACACAATGGGATGGGCACGCAGGAGGAATTACCACGGGATGACCATCTGTTTCTCCATGGTGTTACCACTCATGCTGCGCGCCGGGATGGCAACACCATCGTCCATGTCGCCAGCGGTATTACTCATATAGGCCCAATGTCCCCCATTGCGACCGACATCAGCCAGTTAGCCGACATTTTGCATCAGGCCTTGCCGGACGTAGCCTGGCATGACGATATTTCTGCGGCATGTTGGCAAAAACTGGCGGTAAACTGCGTGATTAATCCGCTTACCGGCCTATATAACTGCCGCAATGGTGATTTACAGCGCTACCCAGAGCTAATTGAAAGGTTATGTGCTGAGGTCGCCAGTGTGATGGAGATGGAGGGCTACCATACTTCAACCAGCAGCCTGTTAAGTTATGTAAATGATGTTATCCAAAGTACCGCTAATAACATCTCATCACTATTACAGGATTTACGCTGCCAGCGGCACACCGAAATAGACTACATCACCGGCTATTTACTGAGGCGCGCGCGCAGTCACGGCATGACCTTGCCGGAAAATGCCCGGTTGTATGACTTAATTAAACGTAAGGAAAACGAGTATGAGCGTATCGGCGCTGGTTTGCCTGGCTCCTGGTAG
- a CDS encoding cytochrome o ubiquinol oxidase subunit III, with amino-acid sequence MSTETLTNHNVAHAEHGHHDAGATKVFGFWIYLMSDCILFATLFATYAVLVNGTAGGPSGRDIFDLNFVLVETFLLLFSSITYGIAMLGMNKGHKNQVNTWLGLTFLFGLGFVAMEIYEFHHLIAEGYGPDRSAFLSSFFALVATHGIHVTAGLVWIIIMMIQVAKRGLNETNRTRLMCLSLFWHFLDVVWICVFTVVYLLGAM; translated from the coding sequence ATGTCAACTGAAACTCTGACTAACCACAACGTCGCCCATGCAGAGCACGGGCATCACGATGCAGGGGCGACGAAAGTCTTCGGCTTCTGGATCTACCTGATGAGCGACTGTATTTTGTTTGCGACACTGTTCGCAACTTATGCAGTGCTGGTAAACGGGACCGCTGGCGGTCCTTCAGGCCGGGATATCTTCGACTTGAACTTTGTTCTGGTTGAAACCTTCCTGTTGCTGTTCAGTAGTATTACTTACGGCATCGCTATGCTGGGCATGAACAAAGGCCACAAAAACCAGGTTAACACCTGGTTAGGTCTGACCTTCCTGTTCGGTCTGGGCTTTGTGGCAATGGAAATCTATGAATTCCATCACCTGATTGCTGAAGGCTACGGCCCGGATCGCAGCGCGTTCCTGTCTAGCTTCTTCGCGCTGGTTGCCACCCACGGTATTCACGTTACCGCTGGCTTGGTTTGGATCATCATTATGATGATCCAAGTAGCAAAACGCGGCCTGAATGAAACGAACCGTACCCGCCTGATGTGCCTGAGCTTGTTCTGGCACTTCCTGGATGTGGTCTGGATCTGCGTATTCACCGTTGTCTATCTGTTAGGAGCTATGTGA
- a CDS encoding MFS transporter: MNDNKMTPLELRATWGLGTVFSLRMLGMFMVLPVLTTYGMALSGASEALIGIAIGIYGLSQAIFQIPFGLVSDRIGRKPLIVGGLLIFALGSVIAALSDSIWGIILGRALQGSGAIAAAVMALLSDLTREQNRTKAMAFIGVSFGVTFAIAMVLGPIVTHALGLQALFWGIAILALLGIVITLAVVPDADSHVLNRESSIVKGSVSKVLNNSRLLKLNFGIMCLHILLMSSFVALPQIMTSAGLAPAQHWIVYLVTMLVSFAAVVPFIIYAEVKRRMKQVFMGCVAVLFAAEVVLWSAGQQLWIIIAGVQLFFIAFNVMEAILPSLISKESPAGYKGTAMGIYSTSQFIGVAIGGSLGGWIFGMEGASMVFAGGAVIALVWFGVSATMQEPPYVSSLRITLSELAVKDSALEERIRAQPGVTEAVVVRAERSAYVKIDTKKTNRNQLEELVNAI; the protein is encoded by the coding sequence ATGAACGACAATAAAATGACCCCGCTGGAGCTTCGGGCTACTTGGGGGCTGGGTACGGTATTCTCTTTGCGCATGCTCGGCATGTTTATGGTTTTGCCGGTTCTCACCACTTATGGCATGGCGCTTTCCGGTGCCAGCGAAGCACTGATTGGTATCGCTATTGGTATCTATGGACTGTCCCAGGCCATTTTCCAGATCCCATTCGGGTTGGTTTCTGATCGTATTGGCCGTAAGCCGCTGATTGTTGGTGGCCTACTGATATTTGCACTGGGAAGTGTGATTGCCGCACTGAGTGATTCTATCTGGGGCATCATTCTGGGCCGCGCACTGCAAGGCTCTGGAGCTATCGCCGCTGCCGTCATGGCGCTACTGTCTGATTTAACTCGTGAGCAAAATCGCACTAAAGCGATGGCATTTATTGGTGTCAGCTTTGGCGTCACTTTTGCAATCGCCATGGTGCTCGGCCCAATTGTCACTCATGCCCTTGGCTTGCAAGCCCTGTTCTGGGGGATAGCCATCCTGGCGCTATTAGGTATTGTTATTACCTTAGCTGTGGTGCCAGATGCCGATAGCCATGTGCTTAATCGCGAGTCCAGTATCGTCAAGGGCAGTGTGAGCAAAGTGCTCAACAATAGCCGGCTACTCAAACTCAACTTTGGCATTATGTGTTTGCACATCTTATTGATGTCGAGCTTTGTGGCTTTGCCACAGATTATGACCAGTGCGGGCTTAGCGCCAGCCCAACACTGGATTGTCTATCTGGTGACCATGTTGGTCTCCTTCGCCGCAGTCGTGCCGTTCATTATTTATGCTGAAGTCAAACGCCGCATGAAACAGGTCTTTATGGGCTGTGTCGCAGTGCTGTTTGCCGCCGAAGTGGTGCTGTGGTCTGCCGGGCAACAGCTGTGGATCATCATTGCTGGCGTGCAACTATTCTTTATTGCTTTCAATGTGATGGAAGCCATATTGCCCTCATTGATCAGTAAAGAATCGCCAGCAGGCTATAAAGGCACTGCAATGGGAATTTACTCCACCAGCCAGTTTATTGGTGTAGCTATCGGCGGCAGTTTAGGTGGCTGGATATTTGGTATGGAAGGGGCAAGTATGGTGTTTGCGGGTGGTGCAGTTATTGCGCTGGTGTGGTTTGGCGTCAGTGCCACCATGCAAGAGCCACCTTATGTCAGTAGTCTGCGTATTACCTTGTCAGAATTGGCGGTAAAAGATTCAGCTTTAGAAGAGCGAATCAGAGCACAACCCGGTGTCACGGAAGCCGTCGTGGTGAGAGCCGAGCGCAGTGCTTACGTCAAAATAGATACAAAAAAAACCAATCGTAATCAGCTAGAAGAATTAGTTAACGCAATATAG
- the cyoE gene encoding heme o synthase — protein MIKQYLQVTKPGIIFGNLISVVGGFLLASKGVIDYPLFLATLFGVSLVVASGCVFNNYIDRDIDRIMERTKNRVLVKGLIDPKVSLIYASVLGIAGMLLLYVAANPLAMWLAVIGFVIYVGVYSLYMKRKSVYGTLIGSLSGAAPPVIGYCAVTGQFDMGALILLLIFSLWQMPHSYAIAIFRFKDYQAANIPVLPVIKGISVTKNHITLYILAFMVATLMLTLSGYAGYKYLVVAAAVSVWWLGMALRGYKATNDIVWARKLFVFSIIAITSLSVMMSVDFNVPASAGLLTYVG, from the coding sequence ATGATTAAGCAATACCTGCAAGTAACTAAACCAGGAATTATTTTCGGCAATTTAATTTCTGTCGTTGGGGGATTTCTCCTCGCTTCCAAAGGCGTGATTGATTACCCCCTTTTTCTCGCCACCCTGTTCGGTGTCTCGTTAGTTGTTGCCTCCGGGTGCGTTTTTAACAACTATATCGACCGTGATATCGACCGCATCATGGAGAGAACGAAGAATCGTGTCCTGGTAAAAGGGCTTATCGATCCGAAAGTGAGCCTGATTTATGCTTCGGTACTGGGTATTGCTGGCATGCTGCTGCTCTATGTCGCCGCTAACCCGTTAGCCATGTGGCTGGCTGTGATTGGTTTCGTGATTTATGTCGGGGTTTATAGCCTCTATATGAAGCGCAAATCCGTCTACGGCACATTGATTGGCAGCTTGTCAGGTGCCGCCCCACCGGTGATTGGTTACTGTGCCGTCACCGGGCAGTTTGATATGGGTGCCTTGATCCTGTTGCTTATTTTCAGCCTGTGGCAAATGCCACATTCCTACGCCATCGCGATTTTCCGCTTTAAGGATTATCAAGCTGCCAACATTCCGGTTCTGCCGGTGATAAAAGGAATATCGGTCACCAAAAACCATATTACTCTTTATATTTTGGCATTTATGGTCGCCACCTTGATGCTGACCTTAAGTGGCTATGCCGGTTACAAATATTTGGTTGTAGCTGCTGCGGTGAGTGTCTGGTGGTTGGGTATGGCATTACGCGGTTACAAGGCGACCAATGACATCGTATGGGCGAGGAAACTATTTGTCTTCTCTATCATTGCGATTACGTCATTGAGCGTCATGATGTCGGTTGATTTCAATGTCCCTGCCTCGGCTGGATTACTGACTTACGTCGGGTAA
- the dxs gene encoding 1-deoxy-D-xylulose-5-phosphate synthase produces the protein MSIDIAKYPTLALAENPEELRMLPKESLPKLCDELRQYLLASVSRSSGHFASGLGVVELTVALHYVYNTPFDSLVWDVGHQAYPHKILTGRREQIGTIRQKDGLHPFPWRGESEYDVLSVGHSSTSISAGLGMAVAAEREGKDRRTVCVIGDGAITAGMAFEAMNHAGDIHSDMLVILNDNEMSISENVGGLNNHLAQLLSGKLYASLREGGKKAFSGLPPIKDLLKRTEEHLKGMVVPSTLFEELGFNYIGPVDGHDVQALTQTLKNMRSLKGPQLLHIMTKKGKGYAPAEKDPIGWHAVPKFDPAAGTLPKSQGNLPTYSKIFGEWLCETAAKDSQLMAVTPAMREGSGMVRFSREYPQQYFDVAIAEQHAVTFAAGLAIGGYKPVVAIYSTFLQRAYDQLIHDVAIQNLPVLFAIDRGGLVGADGQTHQGAFDLSFMRCIPNMVIMTPSDENECRQMLHTGYHHHGPAAVRYPRGNGTGVTLEPLEIMPMGKGIVRREGKKIAILCFGTLLAQAQIVADNLNATLVDMRFVKPLDEELVLELAASHEVLVTVEENAIMGGAGSGVNELLMAKRQLVPVLNLGLPDHFVPQGEQDEMRAEFGLDAGGIQRQIEAWLE, from the coding sequence ATGAGTATTGATATAGCCAAATACCCGACATTGGCACTTGCGGAAAATCCTGAAGAACTGCGCATGTTGCCGAAAGAAAGTCTGCCGAAGTTATGTGATGAATTGCGGCAGTATTTGCTTGCCTCTGTCAGCCGATCCAGTGGGCATTTTGCTTCTGGATTAGGCGTGGTGGAGCTCACTGTCGCGTTGCATTACGTCTACAATACGCCGTTTGATAGTCTGGTGTGGGACGTTGGTCATCAGGCTTATCCGCATAAAATATTAACCGGTCGCCGCGAGCAGATAGGTACCATTCGCCAGAAAGATGGTTTACATCCTTTCCCATGGCGCGGCGAAAGTGAATATGACGTGCTTTCGGTGGGTCACTCCTCAACCTCCATCAGTGCTGGCTTAGGCATGGCGGTTGCTGCCGAACGTGAAGGTAAAGACCGGCGTACTGTGTGTGTGATTGGCGACGGTGCCATTACTGCGGGTATGGCTTTCGAAGCGATGAATCATGCCGGGGATATTCATTCAGACATGCTGGTTATCCTTAATGATAACGAAATGTCCATTTCAGAAAACGTAGGCGGCCTGAACAACCATTTAGCCCAGTTATTATCTGGCAAACTCTACGCCAGCCTACGAGAAGGCGGGAAAAAAGCATTTTCGGGTTTACCGCCAATTAAAGACTTGCTGAAACGCACCGAAGAACACTTGAAAGGCATGGTAGTACCCAGCACCTTATTTGAAGAGTTGGGCTTTAATTATATCGGCCCGGTTGATGGTCACGATGTGCAGGCGTTGACACAAACATTGAAAAACATGCGCAGCCTAAAAGGCCCACAGCTGTTGCATATCATGACCAAGAAGGGCAAAGGCTACGCGCCAGCGGAAAAAGATCCCATTGGCTGGCACGCTGTACCTAAATTTGATCCGGCCGCTGGCACCTTGCCGAAAAGTCAGGGTAACTTGCCCACTTACTCTAAAATCTTCGGCGAATGGTTATGTGAAACCGCCGCTAAAGACAGTCAGTTAATGGCAGTAACACCTGCAATGCGTGAAGGTTCGGGGATGGTGCGCTTCTCGCGTGAATATCCGCAACAGTATTTCGATGTCGCGATAGCTGAACAACACGCCGTGACTTTTGCTGCTGGTTTAGCTATTGGTGGCTACAAGCCGGTCGTGGCTATCTACTCGACTTTCCTGCAACGGGCTTATGATCAGTTGATCCACGATGTTGCTATCCAGAATCTGCCGGTATTATTCGCCATTGACCGCGGTGGTTTAGTAGGGGCTGATGGTCAAACCCATCAGGGCGCATTTGATTTATCATTCATGCGTTGTATCCCTAACATGGTCATCATGACTCCAAGTGATGAAAACGAGTGTCGTCAAATGCTACACACCGGTTATCACCACCATGGGCCTGCGGCAGTACGTTACCCACGAGGCAATGGCACCGGCGTAACACTAGAGCCATTAGAAATAATGCCAATGGGTAAAGGGATCGTACGTCGCGAAGGTAAAAAAATTGCCATCCTGTGCTTTGGAACATTGCTGGCACAGGCGCAAATTGTAGCCGACAATCTTAATGCCACATTGGTAGATATGCGTTTCGTTAAGCCATTGGATGAAGAGTTGGTACTGGAGCTGGCAGCCAGCCACGAGGTACTGGTTACTGTAGAAGAAAATGCCATTATGGGCGGAGCAGGCAGCGGTGTGAATGAATTGCTGATGGCAAAACGTCAGTTAGTACCAGTGTTGAATCTCGGTTTGCCAGACCACTTTGTTCCACAAGGTGAACAAGATGAAATGCGTGCTGAATTTGGTCTGGATGCTGGCGGAATTCAGCGCCAGATTGAAGCCTGGTTGGAGTAA
- the thiI gene encoding tRNA uracil 4-sulfurtransferase ThiI has protein sequence MKFIIKLFPEITIKSQSVRLRFIKILTTNIRNVLKNLEDDTLAVVRHWDHIEIRTKDDNLGPQICDALTRVPGIHHILEVEDRSYTDMHNIFEQTLEAYRETLIGKTFCVRVKRRGKHEFSSGDVERYVGGGLNQHIESAKVKLTHPQVTVHLEVDQDKLTLIKARHEGLGGFPIGTQEDVLSLISGGFDSGVSSYMLMRRGCRVHYCFFNLGGSAHEIGVKQVAHYLWNRFGSSHRVRFVAIDFEPVVGEILEKVEDGQMGVVLKRMMVRAASQVAERYGVQALVTGEALGQVSSQTLTNLRLIDNASDTLILRPLISHDKEHIINLAREIGTEDFAKTMPEYCGVISKSPTVKAVKAKIEEEESHFDFSILDRVVNEAKNVDIREIAEQSREQVVEVETVAELADTDVLLDIRAPDEQDEKPLKLDGIEVRALPFYKLSSQFADLDQSKSYLLYCDRGVMSRLQALYLREQGYTNVKVYRP, from the coding sequence ATGAAGTTTATCATTAAATTGTTCCCAGAAATCACCATCAAGAGTCAATCTGTGCGATTGCGCTTCATTAAGATCCTCACAACCAATATCCGCAATGTATTGAAAAACCTTGAGGACGATACCCTCGCGGTAGTCCGTCACTGGGATCATATTGAAATCCGTACTAAAGATGACAATCTTGGCCCACAGATTTGTGATGCTCTGACCCGTGTCCCAGGGATCCACCATATTCTCGAAGTGGAAGATCGCAGCTACACTGATATGCACAATATTTTCGAGCAAACGCTGGAAGCTTATCGTGAAACTCTGATCGGGAAAACATTCTGTGTTCGGGTGAAACGCCGTGGTAAACATGAGTTTTCATCGGGTGATGTTGAGCGATATGTTGGCGGCGGTCTGAATCAACATATTGAAAGTGCAAAAGTTAAACTGACTCATCCTCAGGTAACGGTTCATTTAGAAGTTGATCAGGACAAACTGACACTGATCAAGGCGCGTCATGAAGGATTGGGTGGTTTCCCGATTGGGACGCAGGAAGATGTTTTATCTCTGATTTCAGGCGGTTTTGACTCGGGTGTCTCCAGCTATATGCTGATGCGCCGTGGTTGCCGCGTGCATTATTGCTTCTTCAACCTTGGTGGCTCAGCCCATGAAATTGGGGTGAAGCAAGTCGCTCATTATCTGTGGAACCGTTTTGGTAGCTCCCATCGGGTGCGTTTTGTTGCTATTGATTTTGAGCCAGTGGTGGGCGAAATTCTCGAGAAAGTCGAAGATGGCCAGATGGGCGTGGTGTTAAAACGCATGATGGTGCGCGCGGCGTCTCAGGTTGCAGAACGTTACGGCGTGCAGGCGTTAGTCACCGGTGAAGCCCTAGGGCAGGTCTCCAGCCAGACACTGACCAATTTGCGTTTAATTGATAATGCCTCTGACACCTTGATTTTACGGCCACTTATTTCTCATGATAAAGAGCACATCATCAATCTGGCGCGTGAAATCGGCACCGAAGATTTTGCTAAAACCATGCCAGAATATTGCGGTGTGATTTCAAAAAGCCCGACGGTGAAAGCGGTCAAAGCCAAAATTGAAGAAGAGGAATCTCACTTTGATTTCTCCATTTTGGACCGAGTAGTCAATGAAGCTAAAAACGTCGATATCCGTGAAATTGCTGAACAAAGCCGTGAGCAGGTGGTTGAAGTTGAAACCGTCGCCGAGCTGGCGGATACCGATGTGTTGCTGGATATTCGTGCGCCCGATGAGCAAGATGAAAAGCCGCTGAAGTTAGACGGGATTGAAGTCCGGGCGCTGCCGTTCTATAAACTGAGTTCTCAGTTTGCCGATTTGGATCAGAGCAAAAGCTATCTGTTGTACTGCGATCGCGGTGTGATGAGCCGTTTACAGGCGCTTTATCTACGCGAGCAGGGCTATACCAATGTGAAAGTGTACCGCCCCTAA
- the xseB gene encoding exodeoxyribonuclease VII small subunit translates to MPKKAASPETKAASFETSLSELEQIVTRLESGELPLEEALNEFERGVQLARIGQQTLLQAEQRVQVLLSDDVDAPLTPFTPDTE, encoded by the coding sequence ATGCCGAAAAAAGCCGCATCACCTGAAACCAAAGCCGCCAGTTTTGAGACATCGCTCAGTGAACTGGAACAAATTGTTACTCGCCTGGAGTCCGGCGAGCTTCCGCTGGAAGAGGCGTTAAATGAGTTTGAGCGCGGGGTGCAGTTAGCACGTATTGGGCAACAAACCTTGCTGCAAGCTGAGCAACGCGTGCAAGTTCTGTTGAGCGACGATGTTGATGCGCCATTAACCCCTTTCACTCCAGATACCGAGTAG
- the yajL gene encoding protein deglycase YajL has protein sequence MSVSALVCLAPGSEETEAVTTIDILVRAGINVTTASVASDGALEIVCSRGVRLLADTRLVDVADQKFDVVVLPGGIKGAECFRDSPLLVATVEQTHKEGRLVAAICAAPALVLEHHNLFPVGNMTGFPALKDKIAPTKWMDQRVVYDRRVNLVTSQGPGTSIDFALKIVFLLLGREKAEEIAWQLVLPPGIYNYTLRT, from the coding sequence ATGAGCGTATCGGCGCTGGTTTGCCTGGCTCCTGGTAGTGAAGAAACCGAGGCTGTCACAACAATTGATATTCTGGTGCGTGCGGGCATTAACGTCACGACCGCCAGTGTTGCTAGTGACGGCGCACTGGAAATTGTGTGTTCACGCGGCGTCCGGTTACTGGCTGATACTCGCCTGGTGGATGTCGCAGATCAAAAGTTTGATGTGGTGGTGCTGCCCGGCGGGATTAAGGGAGCGGAATGCTTTCGTGACAGCCCATTGTTAGTCGCCACTGTAGAACAAACACATAAAGAAGGCCGTTTGGTCGCCGCCATTTGCGCCGCACCCGCCTTAGTCCTTGAACATCATAACTTATTCCCGGTTGGGAATATGACCGGTTTCCCGGCATTGAAAGATAAAATCGCCCCAACAAAGTGGATGGATCAGCGGGTGGTCTATGATCGGCGGGTAAATTTGGTGACTAGCCAAGGGCCTGGAACGTCCATCGATTTTGCGCTAAAGATCGTTTTCTTGTTGCTCGGGCGGGAAAAAGCAGAAGAAATTGCCTGGCAGTTGGTACTACCGCCAGGGATTTATAACTATACCCTTCGGACTTGA
- a CDS encoding YajQ family cyclic di-GMP-binding protein: MPSFDIVSEIDMQEVRNAVENATRDLANRWDFRNVPASFELNEKNESIKVASESDFQVEQLLDILRAQLTKRGIEGAALEIPEEMDRSGKTYSVDAKLKQGIESAQAKKLVKLIKDSKLKVQAQIQGEQVRVTGKARDDLQGVMALIRGADLGQPFQFNNFRD; this comes from the coding sequence ATGCCATCTTTCGACATCGTATCTGAAATTGATATGCAAGAAGTGCGTAACGCAGTGGAAAACGCCACCCGTGATCTGGCAAACCGTTGGGATTTCCGTAATGTTCCCGCGAGTTTTGAGTTAAATGAAAAGAATGAAAGTATCAAAGTGGCCAGTGAATCTGATTTCCAGGTTGAGCAGTTGCTGGATATTTTGCGCGCTCAATTGACCAAACGCGGCATTGAAGGGGCGGCATTAGAAATCCCGGAAGAGATGGACCGTAGTGGCAAAACCTACAGTGTGGATGCCAAATTAAAGCAAGGGATTGAAAGTGCTCAGGCCAAGAAGCTGGTTAAGCTGATTAAAGACAGCAAGCTGAAAGTTCAGGCACAGATTCAGGGCGAACAAGTTCGGGTTACCGGTAAAGCTCGTGATGATTTGCAGGGTGTGATGGCATTGATTCGTGGTGCAGACCTGGGCCAACCATTCCAGTTCAATAACTTCCGCGACTGA
- a CDS encoding cytochrome o ubiquinol oxidase subunit IV, producing the protein MSHPTSSHSTTTHGGASHGSLKSYIIGFILSVILTVIPFAMVMSGTASHTTILATVVGLAVVQIIVHLVYFLHMNGSSEERWNLVAFLFTAMIIAIVVVGSLWIMYNLNINMMVD; encoded by the coding sequence ATGAGCCATCCAACATCTAGTCATTCAACAACGACTCACGGTGGAGCCAGTCACGGTAGTTTGAAGTCATATATTATTGGTTTCATTCTGTCGGTCATTCTGACTGTTATTCCATTCGCTATGGTGATGAGCGGTACCGCCTCCCATACGACTATTCTGGCCACAGTGGTCGGCTTAGCCGTAGTGCAGATTATCGTGCACCTGGTGTACTTCCTACATATGAATGGATCGTCCGAGGAACGTTGGAATCTGGTGGCTTTCCTGTTCACCGCTATGATTATCGCCATCGTTGTTGTGGGCTCACTCTGGATTATGTACAACCTCAACATCAATATGATGGTTGACTGA
- the ispA gene encoding (2E,6E)-farnesyl diphosphate synthase — protein sequence MSNTHSSVDFNQQLAAHQQRINQALLDYIAPLPFGNSDLVEAMRYGAVLGGKRLRPYLVYATGQMFGLSLTSLDAPAAAIECVHAYSLIHDDLPAMDDDDLRRGQPTCHVKFGEANAILAGDALQTLAFSILAEAPMPEVADKDRLSMIAELAYASGVAGMCGGQALDLEAEARQITLDELERIHRHKTGALIRAAVRLGALAAGTPGREVLPLLDRYANAIGLAFQVQDDILDVIGDTATIGKRQGSDQQHGKSTYPALLGLDCAKAKAMDLYQEAVSALNALSEQSYNIAPLQALACFIIERDN from the coding sequence ATGTCTAACACTCACTCCTCAGTGGACTTCAATCAGCAGCTTGCCGCGCACCAGCAGCGAATCAACCAAGCTCTATTGGATTACATTGCGCCACTTCCCTTTGGCAACAGTGATTTGGTTGAGGCGATGCGCTATGGTGCCGTGCTGGGTGGTAAGCGGCTGCGCCCTTATTTGGTTTACGCCACCGGCCAAATGTTCGGCCTGTCGCTGACCAGTTTGGATGCCCCTGCGGCGGCAATTGAATGTGTCCATGCTTATTCATTAATTCATGATGATTTACCGGCGATGGATGACGATGATTTGCGCCGTGGGCAACCCACTTGCCATGTGAAGTTTGGTGAAGCCAATGCGATTTTGGCCGGTGATGCATTGCAAACACTGGCGTTTTCTATCCTGGCAGAAGCTCCAATGCCCGAAGTTGCAGATAAAGACCGGCTGTCGATGATTGCCGAATTAGCCTATGCCAGCGGTGTTGCTGGCATGTGTGGCGGTCAGGCGTTAGATCTCGAAGCCGAAGCGCGCCAAATAACACTTGATGAGCTGGAACGTATCCACCGCCATAAAACCGGCGCATTAATTCGTGCCGCCGTTCGTCTCGGCGCGCTGGCAGCGGGTACCCCTGGCCGCGAAGTTTTGCCATTACTTGACCGTTATGCCAATGCTATCGGCCTGGCCTTTCAGGTACAGGACGATATTTTAGATGTTATCGGCGATACCGCTACAATTGGTAAGCGCCAAGGGTCAGATCAGCAACACGGAAAAAGCACTTATCCGGCACTTCTGGGGCTAGATTGCGCTAAAGCCAAAGCCATGGACCTTTATCAGGAAGCCGTTAGCGCCCTGAATGCGCTGTCGGAGCAATCCTATAACATAGCGCCACTACAGGCGTTAGCCTGTTTTATTATTGAGCGTGATAATTAG